The proteins below are encoded in one region of Lytechinus pictus isolate F3 Inbred chromosome 11, Lp3.0, whole genome shotgun sequence:
- the LOC129265305 gene encoding uncharacterized protein LOC129265305 isoform X3 — protein sequence MEPAERLPRPILRARTGVVMTASLGEFLERQEFTDIYIGWPGCVHDARVLVNSSVYRKGENGTLLPQERQLMSGVEVPLFIIGDAAYPLRTWLMKAYPETGRLTPRQVRFNHQLSRVRMVVERAFGLLKARWRSLSRINESKVENMTHLIAACCVLHNICQDSNQDVDMEADIHQEPIVQHPDPGLDAGPTPLQCRDALAQFLDQ from the exons ATGGAACCTGCTGAAAGGCTTCCTAGACCCATTCTGAGGGCAAGAACTGGTGTGGTGATGACTGCTTCGCTTGGAGAGTTCCTTGAGAGACAAGA GTTCACTGACATCTACATTGGCTGGCCAGGGTGTGTACATGATGCACGGGTTCTGGTGAATTCATCTGTGTACCGTAAAGGAGAAAATGGTACCCTCCTTCCACAG GAGAGGCAGCTGATGTCTGGGGTTGAAGTACCACTCTTCATTATTGGAGATGCAGCTTATCCGCTACGCACCTGGCTCATGAAGGCATATCCAGAGACTGGAAGGCTAACTCCACGCCAAGTCAGGTTCAATCATCAATTGAGCCGTGTTAGGATGGTCGTGGAAAGAGCTTTTGGTCTTCTGAAAGCTAGATGGCGCTCACTTTCACGTATAAATGAAAGCAAG GTTGAAAATATGACCCATCTCATTGCAGCTTGCTGTGTTCTGCATAACATTTGTCAGGACTCTAATCAAGATGTTGACATGGAAGCAGATATTCATCAGGAGCCTATTGTTCAACATCCTGATCCTGGTCTTGATGCAGGTCCTACTCCTCTGCAGTGCCGGGATGCCTTGGCACAGTTTCTTGATCAGTAG
- the LOC129265305 gene encoding uncharacterized protein LOC129265305 isoform X1: MLQPQSYLQVTFARLSHNYNRLFLFCFQNSVCYISFCFYLPYLYSTFLLKMVLGNELLALLAQQQLMVMVTLFLLDSEGEATGTGGQRQLRLRRIRRQRRVHLLKFCKRMTFTLAMNIDALTQHRNGARLERPGLWWMHASTNFSPQEWKENFRMSRETFSLIVEALRGEIEKMETGLGCHSVEKRVAITIWRLATPNAYRCISQLFGVGKATAWGITHDVCRAIVRTLLPRYVKFPEGEELQRVKRGFAAIGMPQAVGAIDGTHIQIKAPKDCPHDYFNRKGFYSTIMQAVVDHKCRFTDIYIGWPGCVHDARVLVNSSVYRKGENGTLLPQERQLMSGVEVPLFIIGDAAYPLRTWLMKAYPETGRLTPRQVRFNHQLSRVRMVVERAFGLLKARWRSLSRINESKVENMTHLIAACCVLHNICQDSNQDVDMEADIHQEPIVQHPDPGLDAGPTPLQCRDALAQFLDQ; this comes from the exons ATGTTGCAGCCACAGTCGTATTTACAAGTAACGTTCGCTCGGCTCTCGCACAATTACAAtcgattatttttgttttgcttccagaattcggtgtgttatatatcattttgtttttatttaccgTACTTGTATTCAACCTTCTTATTGAAAATGGTGCTGGGAAATGAATTATTGGCACTGTTAGCTCAACAGCAGCTGATGGTGATGGTCACGTTGTTCCTTCTCGACAGCGAAGGTGAAGCGACCGGGACCGGGGGTCAACGGCAGCTGCGTCTGAGAAGGATCCGTCGCCAACGTCGGGTGCACTTGctaaaattttgtaaaagaatGACATTTACTCTTGCCATGAATATTGACGCCCTAACGCAACACCGTAATGGTGCAAGACTTGAACGGCCTGGGTTATGGTGGATGCATGCATCAACCAATTTCTCACCGCAGGAGTGGAAGGAGAACTTCCGAATGTCAAGGGAGACATTTTCACTCATTGTGGAAGCTCTGAGGGGAGAAATTGAGAAAATGGAGACTGGGCTTGGCTGCCACTCAGTTGAGAAGCGTGTTGCCATTACAATTTGGAGATTGGCAACTCCCAATGCTTACCGCTGCATTAGTCAGCTCTTTGGGGTGGGGAAGGCTACAGCGTGGGGAATTACGCATGATGTATGCAGGGCCATCGTGCGGACACTTCTCCCACGCTACGTAAAATTCCCAGAAGGTGAAGAGTTGCAGCGAGTAAAGAGGGGCTTTGCAGCGATTGGAATGCCACAGGCTGTGGGGGCGATTGATGGAACCCACATCCAAATCAAAGCCCCCAAGGATTGCCCCCACGATTATTTTAACCGAAAGGGATTTTACTCTACAATTATGCAAGCAGTTGTAGATCACAAATGCCG GTTCACTGACATCTACATTGGCTGGCCAGGGTGTGTACATGATGCACGGGTTCTGGTGAATTCATCTGTGTACCGTAAAGGAGAAAATGGTACCCTCCTTCCACAG GAGAGGCAGCTGATGTCTGGGGTTGAAGTACCACTCTTCATTATTGGAGATGCAGCTTATCCGCTACGCACCTGGCTCATGAAGGCATATCCAGAGACTGGAAGGCTAACTCCACGCCAAGTCAGGTTCAATCATCAATTGAGCCGTGTTAGGATGGTCGTGGAAAGAGCTTTTGGTCTTCTGAAAGCTAGATGGCGCTCACTTTCACGTATAAATGAAAGCAAG GTTGAAAATATGACCCATCTCATTGCAGCTTGCTGTGTTCTGCATAACATTTGTCAGGACTCTAATCAAGATGTTGACATGGAAGCAGATATTCATCAGGAGCCTATTGTTCAACATCCTGATCCTGGTCTTGATGCAGGTCCTACTCCTCTGCAGTGCCGGGATGCCTTGGCACAGTTTCTTGATCAGTAG
- the LOC129265305 gene encoding uncharacterized protein LOC129265305 isoform X2 → MTFTLAMNIDALTQHRNGARLERPGLWWMHASTNFSPQEWKENFRMSRETFSLIVEALRGEIEKMETGLGCHSVEKRVAITIWRLATPNAYRCISQLFGVGKATAWGITHDVCRAIVRTLLPRYVKFPEGEELQRVKRGFAAIGMPQAVGAIDGTHIQIKAPKDCPHDYFNRKGFYSTIMQAVVDHKCRFTDIYIGWPGCVHDARVLVNSSVYRKGENGTLLPQERQLMSGVEVPLFIIGDAAYPLRTWLMKAYPETGRLTPRQVRFNHQLSRVRMVVERAFGLLKARWRSLSRINESKVENMTHLIAACCVLHNICQDSNQDVDMEADIHQEPIVQHPDPGLDAGPTPLQCRDALAQFLDQ, encoded by the exons atGACATTTACTCTTGCCATGAATATTGACGCCCTAACGCAACACCGTAATGGTGCAAGACTTGAACGGCCTGGGTTATGGTGGATGCATGCATCAACCAATTTCTCACCGCAGGAGTGGAAGGAGAACTTCCGAATGTCAAGGGAGACATTTTCACTCATTGTGGAAGCTCTGAGGGGAGAAATTGAGAAAATGGAGACTGGGCTTGGCTGCCACTCAGTTGAGAAGCGTGTTGCCATTACAATTTGGAGATTGGCAACTCCCAATGCTTACCGCTGCATTAGTCAGCTCTTTGGGGTGGGGAAGGCTACAGCGTGGGGAATTACGCATGATGTATGCAGGGCCATCGTGCGGACACTTCTCCCACGCTACGTAAAATTCCCAGAAGGTGAAGAGTTGCAGCGAGTAAAGAGGGGCTTTGCAGCGATTGGAATGCCACAGGCTGTGGGGGCGATTGATGGAACCCACATCCAAATCAAAGCCCCCAAGGATTGCCCCCACGATTATTTTAACCGAAAGGGATTTTACTCTACAATTATGCAAGCAGTTGTAGATCACAAATGCCG GTTCACTGACATCTACATTGGCTGGCCAGGGTGTGTACATGATGCACGGGTTCTGGTGAATTCATCTGTGTACCGTAAAGGAGAAAATGGTACCCTCCTTCCACAG GAGAGGCAGCTGATGTCTGGGGTTGAAGTACCACTCTTCATTATTGGAGATGCAGCTTATCCGCTACGCACCTGGCTCATGAAGGCATATCCAGAGACTGGAAGGCTAACTCCACGCCAAGTCAGGTTCAATCATCAATTGAGCCGTGTTAGGATGGTCGTGGAAAGAGCTTTTGGTCTTCTGAAAGCTAGATGGCGCTCACTTTCACGTATAAATGAAAGCAAG GTTGAAAATATGACCCATCTCATTGCAGCTTGCTGTGTTCTGCATAACATTTGTCAGGACTCTAATCAAGATGTTGACATGGAAGCAGATATTCATCAGGAGCCTATTGTTCAACATCCTGATCCTGGTCTTGATGCAGGTCCTACTCCTCTGCAGTGCCGGGATGCCTTGGCACAGTTTCTTGATCAGTAG
- the LOC129265306 gene encoding activating signal cointegrator 1 complex subunit 2 homolog, which translates to MSNKKKGKKATKRKRDKVTGASKLQAALDTSYKEMKRDTQEQEERQRKADEAIMERDWQRRMAVEDQRRREDREFKMAMMSMLERQTNMLARVMGDRPSQSYSAPPHAGVYNKQAQQPHYQPYNFQQPHPFLPQWHPEPHQQHQRPEPHQQHQRPEPQQQHQPPEQHQRPEPHQQHQRPEPLQQHQRPEPLQQHQRPEPLQQHQRPEPLQQHQRPEPLQQHQRPEPHQRPEPHQQHQRPEPHQQHQHPEPHQQHPSQEPHQPEREDRDYMHL; encoded by the exons ATGTCAA ataagaagaaaggaaaaaaggcTACCAAAAGGAAGAGAGACAAGGTCACAGGTGCTTCCAAACTTCAGGCTGCCTTAGacacgtcttacaaagagatgaAGAGAGATACTCAAGAGCAGGAGGAGAGGCAAAGAAAAGCAGACGAGGCAATAATGGAGAGAGATTGGCAGAGGAGGATGGCTGTAGAAGATCAGAGAAGGAGAGAGGACAGAGAGTTTAAGATGGCGATGATGTCCATGTTGGAACGACAAACAAACATGTTGGCAAGAGTGATGGGTGATCGTCCATCACAGTCATACAGCGCACCACCACATGCAGGAGTATATAACAAGCAGGCACAACAACCCCATTATCAACCGTATAATTTTCAGCAGCCTCATCCTTTCCTACCTCAATGGCATCCAGAACCACACCAGCAACACCAGCGTCCAGAACCACACCAGCAACACCAGCGTCCAGAACCACAACAGCAACACCAACCTCCAGAACAACACCAGCGTCCAGAACCACACCAGCAACACCAGCGTCCAGAACCACTCCAGCAACACCAGCGTCCAGAACCACTCCAGCAACACCAGCGTCCAGAACCACTCCAGCAACACCAGCGTCCAGAACCACTCCAGCAACACCAGCGTCCAGAACCACTCCAGCAACACCAGCGTCCAGAACCACACCAGCGTCCAGAACCACACCAGCAACACCAACGTCCAGAACCACACCAGCAACACCAACATCCAGAACCACACCAGCAACACCCTAGTCAGGAACCACATCAGCCTGAAAGGGAGGATAGAGATTACATGCATCTTTAG